In Fluviicola sp., the sequence CAATGAGATCAACACCGTTGAAGATCTGAAACAGCTGCTTCCGGACAAAATAACGATTCTGGGGAACATCCCGCAGTTACGGGAAAGCTCTGAATTCAGCCAGTTGATGATTCACAACAATCCGAAATCGATCCTGGCAGAATCCATGCGGAATATCCGTACCAATCTCAGTTTCGTCAATGCAAATGCGCGTGTGATCGCCATTTCTTCGTCGATCTCGGGAGAAGGAAAAACCTTCGTTGCCCTGAACCTGGCGGGAATTATTGCACTTTCCGGGAAGAAAACTATCGTGATCGACCTGGATCTCAGAAAGCCGAAAGTCCATTTGGGATTGAATGTTGCCAATGACAAAGGGATCAGTAACCTGATCATTAACCAGGCAACGCTTGAAGAATGTATCCGCCACTCGGAAATTGAGAACCTGGACTTCATCAGTGCCGGGCCTATTCCTCCCAATCCTTCCGAATTGATTCTCAGCGACTCGTTTTTTGAAATATTGGAAGCCCTGAAATCCAGATACGATGTGGTTATTATTGATAATCCGCCCGTTGGTTTGGTTACAGATGGTGTTCAGATCCTGGCAAAAGCAGATGTTCCGATCTACATCTTTAAAGCACATTATTCCAAGCGTATTTTTGCAGGAAGAGTGCGTGAATTGTTTGAAATGAACCAGATTACGCATTTGAATGTCATTCTGAATGGTACCAAAGTCTTTAAAGGGAAATATGGTTACGGATATGGCTATGGTTATGGATATGGCTATTACGATGAAGAGGATAAAAAGAAGAGGAAGAAGTAGCGATAGTCCCCCGCGGCGGAAAGACTGAGGTTCCGTCTGAAAAGACCGCAATCTGAAGGAAGAAGAATTAAAAACAAATAAATGGAATTTAAACGTACGGCAATTGCCGATGTGATACTGATACAACCTACTATTTTCGGTGATGAAAGGGGCTACTTTTTTGAGTCTTTCCATCAGCAGAAGTTCAACGAGTTCATTGGTTCGGAAGTTTCTTTCGTACAGGACAATGAATCGAAATCTTCCAAAGGCGTGTTGCGCGGCCTTCACTTCCAGGCTCCTCCGCATGCACAGGGAAAATTAGTAAGGGTTGTAAAAGGAAGCGTGCTGGACGTTGCTTTGGATATTCGCAAAAGTTCACCGACTTACGGAAAGCATGTTTCGTTTGTCCTGAGCGGGGATAATAAAACCCAGGCTTACATCCCGGAAGGCTTTGCCCATGGTTTTGTGACCCTGGAAGACGATACTGTTTTCCAATACAAATGCACCGACTGGTACAATCCATCCAGCGAAGGAAGCATCTTTTGGAATGATCCTGCGTTAAACATCCGATGGGAAGAAACGGATCCGGTTTTATCTGCAAAAGATCAGACCGGAATCCTTCTGGCAGATTTTATTACTCCATTTGAATAGGTAAAGATGACGTTTGAAATAACTTTGGCATGTATTGGATTCCTGATTATGGGAATCATCATGAGCTATGTATCCAATGGAATCCTTCTGCGATTTTCCCAAAGCCTGGGAATCCGGAATAAGAACGACGTAACGGTACGCTGGGCCAATGAGTCGAAACCATCTTTGGGCGGGATCGGTTTTTTTGTTGCTTTCTTCTTCGGAACAGTAGCCTACTCGATCATTTTTAACAATGAGAATATCTTTCAGAACCGGCAGTTTGTGGGATTAATGACCGCAGGCACCATTTCCTTCATCATGGGGCTGGCAGACGATGCTTACAACACCCGGCCATTTATCAAATTGTTCGTACAAATCCTTTGCGGGATGATTTTCGTTTACACACACAATATCATCGAACTGACACAGATCGGTTGGGTAAATGCGCTGATTACGGTGACGTGGGTCGTTGGAATGATGAATTCCCTGAACATGCTCGATAACATGGACGGAATTACGGGAACTACTTCCCTGTTCCTGCTCCTTTCCTGTTTGGCGAGTAATGTCATTTTGTTCGATTGGAACATGAACATCTGGACGCTTACCATGCTCATCCAGATCGGGGCGATTATCGGGTTTCTGGGATACAACATCTATCCTTCCAAGTTGTTCATGGGCGATGCCGGAAGCCAGTTCATCGGGTTGTTTGTTGCCTTCTTTTCCATTCATGAATTGTGGAATATCGGAAATGTGACGCTGTTAAATCCGCTAACCGGCGGAGCAATCACGCTGATTGCCTTCACCCCCGCAATTTCAGACACACTTACAGTTGTGATCAACCGGTTGAGAAAGGGAAAGTCCCCCATGGTCGGTGGAAAAGATCATACGACCCATCATTTGGTGTATTCGGGGTTAAACGACCGCCAGGTGTGGCTCGTTTTCCTCGGAATCGGGCTGATGGCTACTCTGGTAACGATTTTAGCAGTTGTCTTCGCGAAAATGGGGAATCCGTGGATGGCGTTTTTCCTTACCAGCTACTTTTTTGCCGTGTTTTTTGTGTTATACCGCAACACGATTGTTCACAAGAAGTAACTTGTTTCCAAGACATAGGGAATTTGAACCACATAGGGACATAGGTCACATAGATTTACAAAGTTGCCTGTAAACAGACAACTCTTAGTGGTGATGGATATAAATCAACCGCTAAATGCTTAATTATTCCTGCAAGTTCCGGTATAATTCATTGACCAGTGTTTTTTGACCTTCCCGAAAGATATTCGTACAATTAAAGTTGATGAGAATTCCTTTAGGCGCATCCAAAAGTTTCATATAGCTTAAAAGTTGGGCTTCATATATTGGTTCGAGTGATTTTGTTGCTTTTAATTCAACTACTATAGAACCTGCTACATACAAATCTCATCGCAACATTGTTTCCAACAGTTTATCTCTATAGCTTACCGGAACAATCATTTCTGTTTCAA encodes:
- the rfbC gene encoding dTDP-4-dehydrorhamnose 3,5-epimerase — encoded protein: MEFKRTAIADVILIQPTIFGDERGYFFESFHQQKFNEFIGSEVSFVQDNESKSSKGVLRGLHFQAPPHAQGKLVRVVKGSVLDVALDIRKSSPTYGKHVSFVLSGDNKTQAYIPEGFAHGFVTLEDDTVFQYKCTDWYNPSSEGSIFWNDPALNIRWEETDPVLSAKDQTGILLADFITPFE
- a CDS encoding MraY family glycosyltransferase; the encoded protein is MTFEITLACIGFLIMGIIMSYVSNGILLRFSQSLGIRNKNDVTVRWANESKPSLGGIGFFVAFFFGTVAYSIIFNNENIFQNRQFVGLMTAGTISFIMGLADDAYNTRPFIKLFVQILCGMIFVYTHNIIELTQIGWVNALITVTWVVGMMNSLNMLDNMDGITGTTSLFLLLSCLASNVILFDWNMNIWTLTMLIQIGAIIGFLGYNIYPSKLFMGDAGSQFIGLFVAFFSIHELWNIGNVTLLNPLTGGAITLIAFTPAISDTLTVVINRLRKGKSPMVGGKDHTTHHLVYSGLNDRQVWLVFLGIGLMATLVTILAVVFAKMGNPWMAFFLTSYFFAVFFVLYRNTIVHKK